The following are encoded together in the Parabacteroides chongii genome:
- the cdaA gene encoding diadenylate cyclase CdaA — translation MWMHFGVKDLIDVLLVAFFLYQTYKLMKSSGTMAIFSGVVSFIIVWILVSQVLEMRLMGAILDKFISVGFVVLVILFQDEIRRFLMALGSHRGWKFLGNLFSKRGSDKENEGKFVAPVVLACMNMARKKTGALIVIQQEVDLTVFEHTGEMFNADVNARLIENIFFKNSPLHDGAMIIADGRIKAAGCILPVAQNANLPKDLGLRHRSALGMSLETDALIIIVSEERGKISVAHNGKLEINISAEDLQQILSGDREVVNYC, via the coding sequence ATGTGGATGCATTTTGGCGTAAAAGACCTGATTGATGTATTGCTGGTAGCCTTTTTCCTCTATCAGACTTATAAGCTGATGAAGAGTTCGGGAACAATGGCTATCTTTAGTGGGGTCGTTTCTTTTATTATTGTATGGATTTTGGTATCCCAGGTGTTGGAAATGCGTTTGATGGGTGCCATACTGGATAAGTTTATCAGTGTCGGTTTTGTCGTGCTGGTGATTTTGTTTCAGGATGAGATCCGGCGTTTCCTGATGGCTCTCGGTTCTCACAGGGGATGGAAATTTTTGGGAAATCTGTTTTCCAAGAGAGGATCGGATAAAGAGAATGAAGGAAAGTTTGTCGCTCCGGTAGTACTGGCCTGTATGAATATGGCACGTAAAAAGACCGGTGCCCTGATCGTTATACAGCAGGAGGTGGATTTGACCGTGTTTGAACATACAGGAGAGATGTTTAATGCCGATGTGAATGCCCGGCTGATTGAAAATATCTTCTTTAAAAATAGTCCTTTGCATGACGGGGCCATGATCATTGCCGACGGGCGCATCAAGGCTGCAGGCTGTATTTTGCCCGTTGCCCAAAACGCCAATTTGCCAAAAGATCTCGGTTTGCGCCATCGTTCGGCATTAGGAATGTCGCTTGAGACGGATGCGTTGATAATTATTGTTTCGGAAGAACGTGGCAAAATATCTGTGGCTCATAATGGTAAACTGGAAATTAATATTTCAGCCGAAGACCTGCAGCAAATCTTGTCCGGTGACCGTGAAGTCGTGAATTACTGTTAA